One Echeneis naucrates chromosome 16, fEcheNa1.1, whole genome shotgun sequence DNA window includes the following coding sequences:
- the mterf2 gene encoding transcription termination factor 2, mitochondrial: protein MLRLITTSLCLRCQYVTAPPFSSRPCTTVSSEENQQTVKALYELSVDIQKVRKLKGWVLNQSPAYTQEVADLLNDMGASGVIISRILAVHPEAVLCHPEHMKAQRDLWMTVCPNLRELVGIIEKFPASFFTSSSHHHNQRTNIVYFQSLNLNKRIITKLMASAPQSFSRPVEQNEVMICTLQQAYRELGGEEANLKIWLQKLLSQNPFVLLKPPEVLRKNLLFLRDKGFSTAQLLRLLSKLRGFVTELNPDSMHRTLAYSQETMGCSEEGLRNIVLECPALLYYPEAILAERFDGLLSAGISMSQIMETPTVLELTTQIVSYRIQRLKAHGYDVRTGSLEVLNGTKKDFEMSYGKLQLRRERPLFNPVAPLKGDD, encoded by the coding sequence ATGTTGCGCTTGATCACAACATCCCTGTGCCTCCGGTGCCAGTATGTGACAGCTCCACCTTTCAGCTCCAGGCCATGTACAACAGTGAGTTCAGAAGAGAACCAGCAGACCGTGAAGGCTCTctatgagctctctgtggacATCCAGAAGGTCCGCAAACTCAAAGGCTGGGTCTTGAATCAGAGCCCAGCCTACACTCAGGAGGTAGCTGACCTGCTGAATGACATGGGAGCCTCGGGTGTCATTATCTCCCGGATTTTAGCGGTTCATCCTGAGGCGGTCCTATGTCATCCAGAGCACATGAAGGCTCAGAGGGACCTGTGGATGACTGTGTGTCCAAACCTGAGAGAACTGGTTGGCATCATTGAGAAATTCCCCGCCtccttcttcacctcctccagccACCACCACAACCAGCGCACCAACATTGTTTACTTCCAGAGCTTAAACCTCAACAAACGAATCATCACCAAACTCATGGCCAGTGCACCCCAGAGCTTCAGCAGGCCTGTAGAGCAGAATGAGGTGATGATATGTACCCTGCAGCAGGCCTACCGAGAGCTGGGAGGTGAGGAGGCTAACCTGAAGATCTGGCTTCAGAAGCTGTTGAGCCAGAACCCGTTTGTTCTCCTCAAGCCCCCAGAGGTGCTGCGGAAGAACCTCCTGTTTTTGAGAGACAAGGGcttcagcacagcacagcttCTCCGCCTGCTCTCAAAGCTCAGGGGCTTTGTCACTGAGCTGAACCCGGACAGCATGCATCGCACCCTGGCGTACTCTCAGGAAACCATGGGCTGCTCTGAAGAAGGGCTTCGGAACATCGTCCTCGAGTGCCCTGCCCTGCTTTACTACCCTGAAGCTATTCTGGCTGAGCGCTTTGATGGGCTCCTCAGTGCTGGGATCAGCATGTCCCAAATCATGGAGACTCCAACTGTGCTGGAGCTGACTACACAGATAGTGAGTTACCGTATCCAGCGACTGAAGGCCCATGGCTATGACGTAAGGACAGGTAGTCTGGAGGTCCTAAATGGGACTAAGAAGGACTTTGAGATGAGTTACGGAAAACTGCAGCTACGCAGAGAGAGACCGCTTTTCAACCCAGTTGCCCCTTTAAAAGGAGATGACTGA